From Anastrepha obliqua isolate idAnaObli1 chromosome 3, idAnaObli1_1.0, whole genome shotgun sequence:
GAATTTCATTGCACAGATTTCCTCATCTTATATATTTCTCCCCCCAAACTCCCGCCCCTTCCCCACCcaacacacaattttttcaaaagcttcaaaatatgcatacatatatatgtctatcaaattaggaaaaaaattgattcataTATATCTGCATGTATAAGGAAAGGACCCATACACATGTGTTAAAAGCAAACTGTTTGCTTTACTATATACTCATTGAGCAAAATTAAATACCCGTATTAAATTTAGGTAAGGAACCTAAAATAGATCACATAACCCACTAAAGCTATGTACAATATGTATACGTATAACTAAttgaaatgtcaaatgaaaagatacttcaatattttgcatattaacTAAGTTCGTTTAATATGATACAACTTCTTGATTTTGATGTAATCGTGATTTTGAAACACAATCAATAAATTACTGGATTCAATTACGTTACATTCCAATTTTAAGTGCTAGACGaagtaacaaatattttaagtttccCCGCGCATATACGCTTCAACCTAGGATTGGACTATTGGTTTTGTactttggcaaatataatttatattaatttttcaaaccagTCGAGATTTGTAAAGGTAAAACTTaaagttcaaataaaaatgtgttcagTTCAAATATCTCTGTTGCATTTCTACTATTTTCCCGATGCCCACACTGGTACTCAAAATACTCGTAAAAGATACAtctatgaaaaaatgtttttatcgcGTATAAATAATTGTATAATGCTTCATTTATAAACACTATACACTGTCAGAATGTAACAGATAATACAATACTAGCAGCATTTTAGGAAAGAATTACATTGTGTGTATGCCTGGTGTCGAGGCGTCCattattcattttcatttcattataaattGCGGAGACACATTCCTTAAGTCGTCGCTTACATCTTTTCCTGAATAAAAGGATGTGTGAGTGCTTGATTCAAAGAAATTCTTTTCGATGGATCAAGTGCAAAGATATTATCCAACAGATCCTTGAGTTGGGTTACTTTACGATGCTGGTCATCTGGTAAATTCTGATCAGCAATAAGTTCCTGCTGCAGATTCCGTGTGGGTTTTACGACAGGCATAACCACGATCTTCTCCTAAACAAAAaccgtttgaaatttttagcatgCAACTCATATAGCGATGAAATATTTACCCTCTCTGTAATTTTATCTATTTCATGATAAAGGAAGCTGCAGCTCTGATCAAAGTGTTGGTCCTTGAATTGACCTTTGCGAATGATACGATTTGGTATTTTTCctgcaaacgaaaaaaaaaatgtaagaaattttcgaaatatcgacTAAGAACACAAATTGTTGCTTGATATTCAATATTTTGAGCAATTTCAAAGAAAACTTTTGACTTTACCTTTTAAGTCCATGAAAAATTTCAACATCTGGTTGTTACTCTTTCCACTGAAGAGTATTTTGCCGGTATATAGTTCATAGATTGTACACCCAGCAGACCACATGTCAATTCCGTAATCATAAGTAATACCCAATATTATTTCCGGTGCCCGATAAAAACGCGATATTAAATATGGCGTTATCTCGTTGTCATTGATTGTTGATGCCGAACCGAAATCACAAAGTTTTAGacacaaattattttcattgaCAAGAATGTTATCGGGCTTAATATCCGCATGAAGTATTCCTGTTTTTTTAAGTAGCTTAAGGGCCAGAAACAGTTGCTGGGTATAGCTACGCACTGCTTTGATATGTAAACCAacatttttgccatatttcttAAGAACTTCGCGAAGGTTCATCGATAATGGTTCAAACACCATGCAAAGatgctaaatttaaataataaatcagtattcaaaaatttatttattttcactttattgtaatcatacctgtttatggaaaaaatgccgGAACAGCCGTAAGCAGTGGAATCTATCTTCTGGATCGGCATCGTTTAACTTTTTAAGAATCTCCAATTCACGCAGACCCGTTTTATGCCTTAAAATTTAAAGATATATAAcgaacctatatatatatatttgtcttACATTATTTCGTTATTACGGATAATTTTCACTGCCACATTTGCATTTCCACGTGCTTGATCACGAGCTCTCACTACGTTACTGAAAACACCCTGTCCAGTATAACCGCTCACAACGTAACGGTTGTCTAGTATTTCCCCAATACGGACACGATAATAGCCCTCAGCATCATCCCAGTTGTCTGTCAATGCCGGGTTTTCATTTTGGGTTTTATTCAACACAATAGCATTAGGAGactgtaaaaaataaagtatatttgaaaagttttcaatAGATTTTGTATTGCAAGAGCATTGACAGTTACGAGCAAGCGACTCACATCAAAATTCGAGTCTACATCTTGATCAGCAAACATATCCCATTCGGGTCGCTTTTCCTTAGCACtacttttagtttttctatcatcgtctaCGTCATTGAAATCCTCGCGCTTAATCTCATCTGGCGGTTGTTTTGAAGGTTTATTTGGTGAATTGGCGGTGTATTGAGTGTTCTCTTCAACTGGGGAGGCGTTTCGTTCTCTTCGATGATGTGAAGAATTACTTGGAGGAGAGGATTCGTCTTTCCCTCCTAGTTTCTACAATTATAAttaagttatttaaaataattcaatCATTTCACAATATATATACTTTCAATAACTCCTCACGCTGTTTTCGTcgcatttcaataattttttcttcttcgtcTTCGTCCTCATTGATATCAATATCCAAATTACCCTCATCCTCGCTGCTTGAATCTTTCACTTCAGCTTTTTGCCCCTCACTTAGCGAATCACGATAACGATCCTTTTCCCTATCACGACCACGCTCCTCACCTCGCCAACCATCTCGATCGTTTTTTCCAGTACGCTGACGTTCTCGTTCTATCCGACGCCGATCCGACTCGACTTTACTTCGGCTATGAGATCTCATTCGACGATCACGGTCACGTTCACGTTCACGCTCCCGTCCTCGAGAGTTGCCGAAGGAGCCTCCACCACTGCGTTCCTGTTGCCTTATTCGATCCTCTCGAGCGCGTCGGTCACGATCGCGACTATTTTCTCGCTCCCGTTGCTTATCACGATTTATTTCCAGGCGAAGGTCTTCTTTGTTTCTGTTTTGATCATGCAAGCCCCGCCGCTGACGGCCACAGCTGTGACTATCGTCTCGACGTCGATGAGTGTTGGTCTCTGACTCTCGACGTTGCGACCGACTACGGCTGGAGCTACGCTTAAGATTTGTGTGTCTGTCTCGCGAACTTTGTCTGCGTGAGTAGTGTGCATCCTGTTGTTGATGGCGATGATGGTGGTGGTAATGTTCAGCAGTTGACTTCTTCTGTGGCGACGGTAGACGCTCTTCTTGTACTACACCAAAAGAAGTGCGCGAAAATTTGCGCTTAAATTCAGGTGTTCGGTGCCCACCGCTGGAATCATCCAATAATATAACATCGGGTTCATTTGATATATGTTTTTTACTTagtttactaatatttttactGGTTGACGAAGAAGATGATAACGACCGCTTTTTAGCTGAGTGGGTGATTTCAGCTCTGTTGTCAAATTCAGTTGTGTTTGCCGTTTCGTTATGAAGACTGCGGTTTACAATTGGTACTTTATAAGCGCTATCTTCACCATCAGATTCTGATAAATAAGCTCCTAATCGGGCCTGAAGTAAAGCCTTTTGTTTCATCAATTCCTCGAGGTTGAGCTCATCCTCTATGATAGCAACATCTGGGCTAGCGACATCAATAGGGCTACAAATAAggaaaatgcaacaaatttaaaactttaacaaCACTTCTACTTACACTTCACTTTCGCTGCCCGATGATGCAACTTCCATAGTaggcaaaatattattttttatagttttagtaATCTCCTCCACCAAGCTACAAGGATCTGTTTGAACATTGGATTTTGTTATAGTGAATCTACCTCCATTTGAGGTCTGGTTGCCAGAGATCAATGTAGTGGCATCTTTACTGACATGCAAATGCATTATTTCTGTAAACTTTTCATTTAGAGCCCCACTGCGCCGTTTATCACCAGTATCTTCCGAAACTGAGGATTCACTATGCTTATGGTGACGTTTCTTCGACTTTTTATGCTTCCTATGAGATTTCTCacttttggttgattttttatgtgtcttttgttttttggcctTTTTATGTGAGCTTAGAGAATGTTTAAAACGTTTTTCCTCCGTGGACTCGTTGGAGTCATAGCTACggataaattatcaaaattttcaacacataGGCATACacataagaatattaaaaatgacTCTCATAACCTCATTCATATTGTTCTGAAGCTACTCACCTATTTTCATCGCTAGAcatttttggtatttattttatgcaggcacacgaaatttagcTAGCCAGTCGAACTTTGTcagaataattaatttataccaaaattttcttgggtattataaaatttcttttataaattaatgCAGTTAaatctaaatcagccaataaaatttaacatttgttCGTAATAAACTTAGCTGTGGTAGACTCTACAAAAATACAGGGTTGtgtataattattaataaaagttCTGACCACGGCACATTACATAGGTGGCAATGATGATAGAATACATGGTTGCATCTTCAGAGTTCGCTGTATCGTCATGCCCAAAGCGAATTGAGTACAGATGGTGGCGTGTTCCCAAAATAGTGGCTTTACTTTTCGCAATTTCttgccaatacaaaacaaacgagaAAGCCAAACAAAAgcaggagaaattacatgtttgtgaaaattcagtgaatggcgaaattaaagcataaattaatataatgcctccaaatgcagtttttttgcgTTTCTATGCAGAAGACGCCGGCGCAAGAAgctgtgtgtatgcgtgtgtataaCATCTTGTGTTTGGTGGTTTTCATTGCTTCCGCCTACCCTTCCTcgtcacaaacaagtaattccccttccttttgtttgtatattcatgGACTCTAACGACACAGCGACacttccacgacagtcggttctacgttaccgaaacgatccggatttatatccggccaaggactgtcacttcagcagcattccccgtatgtaagtatggggaatgtttatgctgctacaacaacaacaacaacacagcgaattcggaaggcacaGTCTTGTATTTTATCATCATCGTTTAGAATTCGACTGAAACTCCCAAGTAACGTGACAaccaaagttactctcacagtTTTCGTTTTCAtcatagctaaatagcaaacctggtaataTATCATCCTtggtcgtaaacaaaccgccgcCACATCCCCTTTTACGTTAGCAAATCAATTGATTCACGCGAAATCCTTGAGTGTCAATGAActgtctgatattggccacgcTTTCTGAATTCTTTATACCATGCATCAAAAGGTACGAAAATGctagaaaaaacacttttttttcctactatttttttgACAAGCACCAGGTGAGAGTTTGACAGACACCTAGATGTGTAATAGTGTGAGTGCTTGATCTTTTTGCTAGAGCGTAATGGCCATGCTATGCCAAATTCGATTATTTATGGGAACattaaaaacaacacaaatcgcaaaaaaaaatacaaaataatatctgtgacttgaaaattttacaatgacaaatatatttaatatatttcttagctataataacgctaattaagttagggttataggtattgtatatatctcctataaataataataataatgctttTCTATcgggaaatatttaaatttgtacgaaattttgtagatttttttaaactctttttgcAACCATGTTATATAAAAGACCGTTTTGGAATCAGTTGATCTCAGCTGAGAGCATTTTTTGACCACCAGCTGAGTGTGTTTTAAGTTATCTATTTGTACAATGATTAAAATGCAACCaacagtttttattttcgtcccagaaaaatgtaaacaacGATAACAGTAGTGAATACGaaaattcataagaaatattttgatataggGAGTCGAGTTCATAAAAGTATATACAAACGTAATATTCAAATTATAACAACactggtttatttttatttcatgcaCTCAATTTGACTTCTATACTTCTCATATCTCGCAACAATTATATGGCATATCAAAGGTCAAGGGTGTGAAAAACCGCGCTATACGTAATATAATAATTCTTGTGTATATAACATTCCGCCAGTAAGAATATAAATTAGAGCAAGGATGTCTTTTGGAAAATTAGTCGGAGCAATTGATGAGGGCACTACGTCTGCCCGTTTCATGATTTTTCGAGCTGGTACAAACAATGTCGTATGTTACCATCAAATTGATGTGCCATCTATTTATCCACAGGTTGGAATTAGCAATTATCGTCTTAGCGCTAGTTACACTTTTATTTCTCGTTTTTAGGAAGGCTGGGTGGAACAAGATCCTATGGTCATATATGATGTGGTTGTGAAGTGTATTGAAGAAGCAGTAAACAAACTGGAAAAGTTAGGTGGATCGGTTAAGGTAAATTTTTAAGAGCACGAATAGCTTTActattgaaataatatttatctAAACAATTTATAATCTATTCAAAATTCCAACATTATATTTaaaaccatatacatatatacaacaaATCAATTGCAAAAATATCTACAGCACACTTGTAGTACATAACTTCAATTCCTAATATACATCAATATTgtcttttaataaaatcacgGTACTTCTGAGCCTCTGCTATACGATCCTCTATCGAACGGTCTGGTTGGTCCAAGCATCGATCATCCATACGTGTATAAATATGATCATTTTCACTGAAATCACCTGGTCGTCGAGGCATTATGTGGAAATGCACATGCGGCACTGTTTGACCGGCATCCGGTCCATCTTGAACTGTTACTGTTGCTGAGGTTGTTCCATAGAAATCTTCTAGCATACGCTGTATTTTACAAACCGTACAAAACAGATCACACATTTCGTGGCACAACAAATTGTCTAGGCGTTTCATCTCTCGCTTTGTGGAAACCAAAACATGACCCTTCACTACACAACGCAAATTAGTAAATGCGAAGCAGTGTTCTGTTTCGTAGAAAATGGTTTCTTTTCGTATGGTATTGTTGGCAAATTTCCAATCCTGAGTAATATCTATAATTCCCATGCCAAAGGCTGTTAATGAGTACACATCATTGCGCTTATGGTGAAGTACTGGCATATTTCTTCGAACAGAAGCGTTTTTGTTCAGATCAATTTCCGCCGTTGCTACAGCCAAGTTTTCATTTTCGCAATTGGCCAGCACTTTGCCCCAAGGATCTACTATTAAACCGTGGCCCCAACTAGTGCGTTTAGAGTTGTGTGCACCAATTTGAGCGGCAGCGATGACATAACATTGATTTTCAATAGCTCGTGCGCGTAAAAGAATTTCCCAATGTGCTTTGCCTGTTGAGTACGCGAATGCTGAGGGATAAGTAAGTACTTGCGCTCCAGACTTTCGTAAAATAGAACTAGCCTCACCAAACCGTAAATCGTAACATATTTGCATTCCCAACAAGCCGATGGGTGTGTTTACAGGGGGGACCATATGCGTGCCTGGATTAACTACATCAGATTCCCGAAAACGCATTTCTTCTGTTTCAACATCAAAGAGATGCAGTTTGCGATAGAAGCTTACCACCTCACCAATATCGTTAAGCAACACATGCgtgttgtatattttttccgttttacatttattttcatcGAGTATGGATTCATGTATACCACCCAAGGATAACCACATTCTATGAGTTTTAGCCAActctttatatttattcatagtAGCACCGTCCAAAGGTTCTGACAACTCCAGTGTTTGCTTACGATGCTCACCGACAAAGTCGCAGCATTCCGGCAAGAATAAGAATGTTGCACACtgcatttttgcttttgcaaATAATTCTTCAACTTGCCGCATATTGTCCGCTTTGTTATTTGTGGCACACATCTGCCCAATAGCGATAACCTTGGATGATTGATTTGAAGACATTCTTATCGAAAGGTTGTTCCAAAGAAAATGGTGTTTGGTTACTTTTCCAACCATAAATTCAAACAATTGTCGATGGCAAGACATAGATTGGGCCACTGCTTCTCACGTACGTCCTTTAGTTTTTTATCAGTTTTCACCTTTTGTAATTTGTTATGAAATGTCAGTTTTTTGCGAAAATATTCACCTCGTCAGGGTTGTTAAATCGATTTATTTCGCTAAtattagacggtacctttttatgTTGTCATTGAAATTTATCGAATAGAGAGTTGTTTTACACCATAGaacaaattaatgaaacttattatgaaaatgggcgATCTTTAAGAATAATATGTAGCAAAATTCGTGCTACTTTGACGGCAATTGAAAGATTGgggaataaaatttaagaaaatggtTCTGCCGAGGATAAAAAGAGGACTGGgagacgttctgttgagaatattgttgctgtagcgcaaagtgttacttaacaactttcaacatcgatatGTCGACGGTCTAAACAATTCGTGACTGTTTTGAGGATTTTACCAGTAGCCATGATCATGGCCATTTTGCACATGCAATTTTTAAGAACCGaaataataatacgttcacatataagtagatgatctattTTTTCGCCCTTAACTCAAAATCCCTAATTAAAAAGCgcgttaaaatttttgttaaatattattaactatagattcattttacagaaaaaagtgtGTGTCCATGAaagttttgtcctcttattacttattataaaatgaaatatagaatatcccatgcgcattgctgccacaattttttgcaacctcagtaaacatCGCATACGCTTTCCTCctactgtttattattagcagacaattaaattagttattccttctccttgtattttcgtcatatcgttaataataattaaagaaaccaaaaacaccgaaatattccatcaaaataatttccatgaagaaaaacctctcaaagcagtcttgacagctgattgtcaattttgcagataATCTGCCATATATGCACGGGTAGATTAGTTTGGTgaatttataggtgattaatgcatatgtgaacgtattatatgtttgtacatgatttattttgaaacaaaatctaAGCGCGTCTTTGGAAATACCCCTTACCTACAAACAAACTCCCGAGGTAACGAAATTAGTGTGAGTACCCCTAGTATCGTTTTAACGAGATAGAAGAGCAAAAGGTTGTTCACACTTAGAAAAGTTTACCGAGCTAGGGAATACAACTTAAATGAGTACGATGTGGAAATCCCTGTTGTAAACAAAACTGATGTAGAATTTCAGTGCATTTACAATCGGTGTTTGTTATCGAACATAGTATCTATAAAAGGTGGTGTGATTAGAGCAAGGCGAATTTAGAATAGTTAATTTGGATTAgagcaaggtggatttattataataaattattaaataaatccaccttggattAGAGTagttaatttcttcttcttccacttGTCTTTAATTAGAAATGCCAGTAAAACGGAATGACGGAAGTTGTGTTGTGTATGCGCGACAaactaattttatctatttgtcatTGATTCTATTCTTCCCTTGACAGttctaatttaaaaaaggtTGTTACTCGAATGCCACCAACTTGAAGAGATTTGCCTTGAAACTAATCTGAGATAAGCTAACCAAATCTTtgtgaaaatataattataatttcaaaccATTGCTGTAGCAGCATGAACATTCCCCATTCtgacatacggggaatgctgctggtgGAGTGGCTATCCTTGGCAGGATATAAATCctggtcgtttcggtaacgtagaaccgactgccgacTAATTTCAAACtatagttaggttaggtttccAGTTAAAGGCAATATGTACGGGGCATTGGAAAACTGACCTTATTAGTATTGAGtacttttatttctaattaCGACTACATTTTTACGGTAATTGAAGCTTAGACTAAAATGTTGTAAGTCAAGtcatttaaaattcaattatctttttattCAAGGATATTGTTGCTATTGGCATAACAAACCAAAGGGAATCAACCATAATATGGGACCGTGAAACCGGTAAACCGTTACATAATGCTATAATTTGGTTGGATAATCGCACCTCAAGTACTGTTGATGAACTCGTCGAGACAATACCCAACAAATCTCGGAATATCAATTACTTAAAACCACTATGTGGACTCCCTATCTCGCCTTATTTCTCAGCATTAAAAATGCGTTGGATGCGCGATCATGTAGGCGAAGTTCAAAAAGCC
This genomic window contains:
- the LOC129240485 gene encoding serine/threonine-protein kinase PRP4 homolog: MSSDENSYDSNESTEEKRFKHSLSSHKKAKKQKTHKKSTKSEKSHRKHKKSKKRHHKHSESSVSEDTGDKRRSGALNEKFTEIMHLHVSKDATTLISGNQTSNGGRFTITKSNVQTDPCSLVEEITKTIKNNILPTMEVASSGSESEVPIDVASPDVAIIEDELNLEELMKQKALLQARLGAYLSESDGEDSAYKVPIVNRSLHNETANTTEFDNRAEITHSAKKRSLSSSSSTSKNISKLSKKHISNEPDVILLDDSSGGHRTPEFKRKFSRTSFGVVQEERLPSPQKKSTAEHYHHHHRHQQQDAHYSRRQSSRDRHTNLKRSSSRSRSQRRESETNTHRRRDDSHSCGRQRRGLHDQNRNKEDLRLEINRDKQRERENSRDRDRRAREDRIRQQERSGGGSFGNSRGRERERERDRDRRMRSHSRSKVESDRRRIERERQRTGKNDRDGWRGEERGRDREKDRYRDSLSEGQKAEVKDSSSEDEGNLDIDINEDEDEEEKIIEMRRKQREELLKKLGGKDESSPPSNSSHHRRERNASPVEENTQYTANSPNKPSKQPPDEIKREDFNDVDDDRKTKSSAKEKRPEWDMFADQDVDSNFDSPNAIVLNKTQNENPALTDNWDDAEGYYRVRIGEILDNRYVVSGYTGQGVFSNVVRARDQARGNANVAVKIIRNNEIMHKTGLRELEILKKLNDADPEDRFHCLRLFRHFFHKQHLCMVFEPLSMNLREVLKKYGKNVGLHIKAVRSYTQQLFLALKLLKKTGILHADIKPDNILVNENNLCLKLCDFGSASTINDNEITPYLISRFYRAPEIILGITYDYGIDMWSAGCTIYELYTGKILFSGKSNNQMLKFFMDLKGKIPNRIIRKGQFKDQHFDQSCSFLYHEIDKITEREKIVVMPVVKPTRNLQQELIADQNLPDDQHRKVTQLKDLLDNIFALDPSKRISLNQALTHPFIQEKM
- the LOC129241207 gene encoding nitrilase and fragile histidine triad fusion protein NitFhit-like; the encoded protein is MSCHRQLFEFMVGKVTKHHFLWNNLSIRMSSNQSSKVIAIGQMCATNNKADNMRQVEELFAKAKMQCATFLFLPECCDFVGEHRKQTLELSEPLDGATMNKYKELAKTHRMWLSLGGIHESILDENKCKTEKIYNTHVLLNDIGEVVSFYRKLHLFDVETEEMRFRESDVVNPGTHMVPPVNTPIGLLGMQICYDLRFGEASSILRKSGAQVLTYPSAFAYSTGKAHWEILLRARAIENQCYVIAAAQIGAHNSKRTSWGHGLIVDPWGKVLANCENENLAVATAEIDLNKNASVRRNMPVLHHKRNDVYSLTAFGMGIIDITQDWKFANNTIRKETIFYETEHCFAFTNLRCVVKGHVLVSTKREMKRLDNLLCHEMCDLFCTVCKIQRMLEDFYGTTSATVTVQDGPDAGQTVPHVHFHIMPRRPGDFSENDHIYTRMDDRCLDQPDRSIEDRIAEAQKYRDFIKRQY